The DNA region AATTGTCAAAATTGTTTTCATATTTTGTTGATAACGCAATGTTAATGATTCTTAACATTAAGAAAAATTGATTTCGATTAGGTGTAAATACTTGCATTATTAAATATTTTGACTTTAATTTACACCCTGAAAATTTCAAAAAAAATAACAATTATAATTTAGTTTAGTATGGAAATGAATGTTTCAAACAACGAGGAGCAAGTAGTTGCTAAAAAATTGGGTGGGTTAAATCCTTTTCTGATAATTCCTATCCTTATCGCGATCGGAGTTGCTATTTATTTATTTGTGTTGGGAAGCCCTGGAAACTTCAAGGCGGATCCAAGACTTAACGGTTTGTCGTCAGTAGCTTTCTCTGATTTGGAAACCAAAGAACTTCATCCGGACGGATTCCTCGGGATCATTTACATGGGTGGACCAATCGTACCGATTTTGATCTCTTTCATGATTATCGTAATCGTTTTCGCTATTGAGCGTGCATTAGTATTGAGCAAAGCTGCAGGTAAAGGAAACGTAGATAATTTCGTATTAAACGTGAGAAGATTGCTTAACCAAAACAAAATTGACGAGGCAATCGTGGAGTGCGACAATCAGCAAGGTTCTGTAGGAAACGTTGTGAAAGAAGGGCTTACTACTTACAAAGCGCTTTCTCACGATAACTCTATGAACAAGGAGCAAAAAATGGTTGCGCTGAACAAGTCTATCGAAGAAGCTACAACTCTTGAAATGCCAATGCTTGAGAAAAACATGATGATCCTTTCAACGCTGGGTACAGTTGCGACGCTTGTTGCACTACTTGGAACCGTAATCGGGATGATCAAGGCATTCCACGCGTTAGGTTCTGGAGGTGGTACTCCTGACTCTGCTGCATTATCAATCGGTATCTCTGAAGCACTTGTAAATACCGCTTTAGGTATTGGTACTTCTGCAGTGGCGATCATCATTTATAACTATTTTACTTCTAAAATTGACGGATTGACCTTCAAGATCGACGAGATCGCAATGTCTATCCAGCAGTCTTTCGCAGAATTCCACTAAGAATCTGCAAAGAGGTTGTGGCGCGCTTAACATTTAAAGCTTTGACGCGTCTAACCAAAAATTAGAAGTTTAATTAAATTAATCAATAAATAATGGCGAGAGTCAAACCAAAAAGACATAATATAAGGGTAGATATGACGGCGATGACCGACGTGTCGTTCCTACTCCTTACATTCTTTATCCTCACGGCTCAGTTTGCAAAACCTGATATCGAGACGATAAAAACGCCATCTTCTATTTCTGAAAAACTTCTTCCGGATGCGAGTTTGATGACCATTCTCAGCACCACCGACGGAAGATTCTATTTTACTCCTGTAGAAAACCCAACCGAAAGAATGGCGCTACTTGATAAGATGGGAGAGAAGTATGGTATGAAATTTAATGACCAGGAGAAGGTTGCCTTCGCAAATGTGCAGTCAATTGGTGTTCCGATGAACCAGCTTAAAGGATTCCTCGATTTGAAAGAGGAAGACAGAAAGGCATTCAAAAGCCCAACAGGAATCCCAATGGACAGTACCAACAAGCAGCTGATCGACTGGGTACAGCAAAGTCTCGCAGTAAACCCTGATTACAAATTGGCAATCAAGGGTGATGTGGAGACCAAGTACCCGAAAGTGAAGGCGCTTTTCGAAGGACTTAGAGACATCGATTTCCTAAAGTTCTGGTTAATAACAAGCCAAGAAGTTGGACCAAATAATTAAGAAATGGCAGAAGTACAAGTAAAAGACAACAGCGGGAAAGGCGGTAAGGTACGCTCGAAAAAGCAGGTGCCGCACGTGGATTTGACCCCAATGGTGGACTTGGCGTTCCTTTTGATCACCTTCTTTATGTTGGTAACAACTTTCAATAAACCGAACGTGATGGATTTGGGACTTCCGGCAAAACCGAAAGACAACCAAAAACCACCTGATACAGAAATTGACCTTACAAACTCGATTTCTATCATCATAGGAAAAGACAATAGAATTTTCTATCACCAGTTGGACAGAGCAGGACTCAATGTGCAGACACTGCAGGAAACAACTTTCGATAGAAATGGGATTACTAAAGTAATCGAGCAGGCAAAAGCCAACGCTAAAGATAAAGACAAGTTTACTGTAATTATCAAGCCAACGGACGACGCCGTATATAAGAACTTTGTAGATATTCTGGACGAAATGGCAATCACCAAAAACGAGATTTACGGGATCACCGATATCAAACCTTGGGAAGAAGCCATCTATAAGGAGAAATCAGGCGGCACCGCTGCTACGACTCCTCCACCGTCTAACTAAGAATGTGTACCAATAATTTCAAAAGAAAGAAA from Chryseobacterium suipulveris includes:
- a CDS encoding ExbD/TolR family protein, with the translated sequence MAEVQVKDNSGKGGKVRSKKQVPHVDLTPMVDLAFLLITFFMLVTTFNKPNVMDLGLPAKPKDNQKPPDTEIDLTNSISIIIGKDNRIFYHQLDRAGLNVQTLQETTFDRNGITKVIEQAKANAKDKDKFTVIIKPTDDAVYKNFVDILDEMAITKNEIYGITDIKPWEEAIYKEKSGGTAATTPPPSN
- a CDS encoding ExbD/TolR family protein produces the protein MARVKPKRHNIRVDMTAMTDVSFLLLTFFILTAQFAKPDIETIKTPSSISEKLLPDASLMTILSTTDGRFYFTPVENPTERMALLDKMGEKYGMKFNDQEKVAFANVQSIGVPMNQLKGFLDLKEEDRKAFKSPTGIPMDSTNKQLIDWVQQSLAVNPDYKLAIKGDVETKYPKVKALFEGLRDIDFLKFWLITSQEVGPNN
- a CDS encoding MotA/TolQ/ExbB proton channel family protein; protein product: MEMNVSNNEEQVVAKKLGGLNPFLIIPILIAIGVAIYLFVLGSPGNFKADPRLNGLSSVAFSDLETKELHPDGFLGIIYMGGPIVPILISFMIIVIVFAIERALVLSKAAGKGNVDNFVLNVRRLLNQNKIDEAIVECDNQQGSVGNVVKEGLTTYKALSHDNSMNKEQKMVALNKSIEEATTLEMPMLEKNMMILSTLGTVATLVALLGTVIGMIKAFHALGSGGGTPDSAALSIGISEALVNTALGIGTSAVAIIIYNYFTSKIDGLTFKIDEIAMSIQQSFAEFH